Genomic DNA from Limanda limanda chromosome 8, fLimLim1.1, whole genome shotgun sequence:
TAATTAAATGAGTTGCTGGAAAAATTGTCTAAAAATATACATAGCCTATCTGAGAAATGCCAACTTTAATGACTGTCTGCCAATATTGGAGAGGGTTCCTACAGTAATTAAGAGCCAGAGGCTCGAGAATGTCAGAGTTCGAACTAATTACCTGTCTTGTTATCATTTGCAGGAGGGCTACCCAGATGAGAGCAGGGGAAAGCGAGTGTCAGAGACCAGTAGCAACTGTGGCAAGACTCAGAATGATGACTGGAATaagatttcaaataaaaaaggcCACTGCAGTGATGTTGGAACAAATTATACAAAGGCAGATGAGGTGGAAAAGAAAGATGAGTGTAAAAAGGAGGCTCCAATCAAGAGTAAATTTACTCAAAAGAACAGTCTTTCAAAAGGCTCAAGGGGTGAACTAAGGTCTGAAACCACAGACCTAAACCTGGACATGCCTTCTGACAGACCAAGTGGGAACCCCACCATACTCGACAAAGCTTTGGAGCAGATTCTGGGAGACAATCCTACCATGTATGAAGTCAACCTCAACAACATCGAAGATATCTCCCAGGAGACATTGCTTCGCTTTGCTGAAGCACTGTGCACAAACACTCATGTGCATGTATTCAGTCTCGCCAACACTCACGCTGATGATCGGGTTGCTTTCGCCATCTCCAAGATGCTTAGAGAGAACTGCTCCATCAAAAACCTAAACATCGAGTCCAACTTTGTGTCGGGTCAAGGCATCCTGTCTCTGCTTGCAGCACTGCAGGACAACGGGACACTAGTGGAGCTTCGCTTTCACAACCAGAGGCACATCTGTGGGGGTAAGGTGGAGATGGATATGGTCCAGTTGCTGAGGGAGAACACCACGCTGCTGAAGCTGGGCTACCAGTTTGACCTCCCAGGCCCTAGGATGACGGCAACCAGTATCCTGACACGCAACCAGGACCAACAGCGACAGAAGAGGCTTCAACAGAAGAAGGAACAAAGTCCTCCAGAGGTGTTTGGACAGGTTTCTGGTTCATCTACTGATAACAGACCACTAAAAATGCAGTCAGAATCCTCGAAGACTGTTGAAACTCAGAAAAGAAAACCTCCTCCTACATCCCTTGACCCATCAACAAGGAAGATTGCCGAAATGGTCAAACAGCACGAAGGTTCCAACAGCCCAAAGGGTCAGTCAAATCAGAGGAAGCCcaagtcaaagaagctcaagaatggtgcCAATGAAAAGGAGAGTGCTGATATTCTCAAAGACCTGAAGAACGCTTTGAAGCCATCACTGCACAAGACACAAGTTGAACCATCACAACTGATGCCGCCGCAGAGGTCAAGCCGTGACAACCTGATGGCAGCGATTCGTGGAAGCAGGATCGGGTCCTTAAGAAGGGtaagacttcctgctgcttaCTTATCCATTATCCATTTGAAgggattttgttttgcttgagTAAAAGCATCACAGGCATAATTTAGCCTCCAAAAGCCTCTAGACTCCTTCAGTGTGAGTGCCGGCTGTCAGCAGACAGTCTCTGTCACTTTGTGAATTCCTTGACACTCAGGTTATAAATAGCTTGACTTCTTCACTGCTGTCTGATAAGACAAATCACTCAGAGAGCTTCTGGGAAGAGAGCAGATGAGATAAAAGTGTTGGCCAAATTTCTACCTAGAGAATAAGTCACAATTTGTGAAAGTAGTTAACTTTATTCATTTGGTAATTTATTGAAATGGGTATGATAattgtttattatcaaatgtgTTTGTAGGGACAAACCTGTCTCATTACGGCAACTGGGCTCAGATAGTTCTTGATAATAGTAAGTTGGGAATTCTTGCAATATCCTATTGAGtaacaaaagcgtcagctaaattacatgtaatataatgtaatgtaatataataaaaggtttaaaatgtATCAGTTTCAAATAAGGCCAGAGCTCCcataactttgtgttttttgtttaaagaTCTGCTGTACCTGGTTAACGTGTGTTTGATGTCTGTCGTTTCAGGTGGATCTGTCACAggcctgaactcacagactCATCACAACTCACTTTCTCACTTTATGCTGAAATATTAGATTTTTAATTTCACATGAAATGTCACTTTTTAACAATATCTTATTGAACTTGTCACACATCACTTATCTGTTTCAGGCAGTGCAAATCCTACTATGAATAATAATGCACGGAGAAATAAAAGTTTATGTTCATCAACACTGAACTCATGAATGCTTCTCTAACTGATACAGAAACAGTTCAGGTAAGATTGTGGAGACATAAAGGCCTCCACTTCCATAGTTTTCAGTTTTCCTTCTACCTCAGGATCACAAGCATGTCATTTTTACAAGTTTGTACACACAATATACATATTATACTGTGTTTCATGAACAGTTTCATGAGAAAAATCCTTTTACATGGCaaatttcaacacatttcatcCGAAGAAACCCAATGTGCTTCACAATAGATtaaaacaaccaaaaaacatataaataaataaagtcattCATTACAAACTCACAATCAAaagacacaatcacacagcaGCTGAACAGGAAATATGCCATATTTTGGTAAACCGGCATATAAAGTGTTGCAGTAATCAATTTTCAACCTGGTCTAGATGCATGCACGAACCAATATTTGTAAGTCAGATGCACTTTTGGGCACTTCTCTTCAAGGTGCAGTGGCATCTTTAATTGTAAGCCCTAAGAGGGAGAGCTATGAAATACATAGTACTGTGAAGTTGCTTTCAGATGCACTGAACCggttgtatgtgagaacacaatgTTCAAATGAGAGCCTCCAgatattctccagagtttccccTGCCAGCCACCGTCTAAAAACTCTGGAGATTTCCGAATAAGGAGATGTATGAAATCAGCAGGAGGGGCTCCGCAGACTTCATCGcgagcagaaaaaaaataaaaataaaataataacacataTCTCAGGTTGAAAAGGTGGTGCCAAACACTAAAAGGCACctacaaagatgtcaagagagtttttaGTAATAAGGGCCGACACAGTTGTTGATgtgcaaaaactaaaaaacgtGATCTCCACAGCGGAATTAATGCATacgtcctccctctgtctgctgcaccaccTCTTACATGAAAACTACAGAGATTCTTGGTTGTTGTGAAAACGTCTGAGCAGAAAATGTTCTGCCTGCATTGTTCAGGTGAGGTAAACTGTGGAGAACGTATGAACCCAAACAGCCTGCAAttctgaaaacggcttatgaGTCATTTCTACGAGGCTAACACAACAACTTATATTTTGTGCGAAACCTTTTCAGTTATAAAACCACCTGTGTAACTCTTATAGTTGCACACAGCACCTCTTAAAGGCATCGCTACTTCGGCTATTGCAAAGGATTCTTGTTATTGACCCGAGATGAGGATCCAGCCACTATGTTCTCTGATAAAGGAAGCTTAAAGAGGGATTAAACTCAAatacaaactcacacagagtAATATGATCAGAGTGGAGCAGCTGGTTCTTACTGTCCATCAacgctcacacacatgcacacatgtgcacacacatacatacacacacgcacacacactcccatgcagacacacacagacgcacatacACAAGCAGACTTTATTACAGATCAAAGTTTACACTGTACATTGTTTGCTTTTCACTGAGTCTACCACAGCATGAAATACAGACACAATATCTCCTCCTGCGTCCAAAAGGTTTTTTAGAACATCGTAACATTAGTGTGAAGCTGATCTTGGCCATGATTTTTTAGCGAAGAAAATATCATTGTGAAAACGTTGTGCTgtttagctgttttcagacatgaaatgtGGAGAATGTCAACAAAACttggtccggactttctccatAGCCTTTCAAACAACCCACCAGGTAATTCTCTGCTTGGATACAGTAtggtcacaacaacaggatcCCCTGGGGTATTCAGGTGAGTTGTCGTGCTGCAGAGGGAGGACATCATCAAccccacactcactcacagtgaaacctgcagaggaactcctgctgtgtgtggaCTGTATACCAGGACGCCACCCTGAGGAAGActgcagaaactctggaggctcTCAATCGGAAACATGTGTTTGCACATTCATGTCCTccggagaaactctggaggatctccggagttcagtgcatgtctaaaagcagcttaagAGATATTTGAAAGAGGATTAAGTGTTTGCCAGATGGATTTCCTCAGGGACATTGTTCCAAAGGGTGAAGGTACTGACAGAAAAGTCCTCAAGAGGGACCGTGGAATGGCGAGTAGGGCCTTTGCTCAGGACCTCAGTTTACAACCGGGCACAGATTGTGTCAAAAGACCTGGAATGTACTTAGGTGCAAATCCAGAGTGGGCCTTAAATGTCGGCaataaaatcaattaaaaaatgtactgTAAGCCAATGATAAGAACCTAAAATTATAATATGCCCTCTTTTAGAAGATTTGGTTTGAGTTCTGGCTGCTTTGTTTTGGACGAGCTGCAATGTATGTTCAGGCAGATGATAAGAGAGTTAATGTAACCCAAACAGAGCAAACAAAGGAGCGAATGACAGTCTCTCAATTTCTTCTTGATAAAAACACGCTGATCTTTGAATGATTCCTGAGCTTAAAAAAACACGACTGGATAGCTGTGATGCTTATTCAAGGTTAGGTCTTCGAAGGTGACGCAAAGCTTATCTTATTATTTGTACGCAATGTGCTGGGACAGAGAACCTAGGTGCTTCAAGGTGTTGGTATGGACTGTGTCAGGGCCAGTAGTCACTTCCGTAGTCGTGTCAATACTAAGTTGCAAGAAGTTATGGGCCAACCGGCATTTTATATCCAGGATACAGTcattaaaaatattgatttgatcaGAGTCAGTGGGTTTAAAAGGGAACTACAGATGTGTGCCATCTACATATGAATGGAGGTTGACGTTATGTTTGTGGATGATACACCCCAAgagtaaaatatataatataatgaataCTTCATCGCTACACTTAAAAGATCTGTCTTGgaaatatgattaaaaacattttaaatttgacCAGGCGAGGGGAGTCCCAAAGTTGAGTAGACTGTTCGATAAAATAGTCAACAGTGTCAAATGCACTGATTAAATCGAATAAAAGTAAAACTGAGCAGCAACCAGCAGAATGTTCATGACTTTAAGGAGGACTGTCTCTATCAAGGCATTGTGACCTGTACAGGAGGCGGACATTTTCATCCCTATGTTGAAGATTTTACTGGTTAAAAAGCTATAAAAAGCTTCACATTTCAGGGGACAGACTCTATGTTGACATTTGGTGAAGCCTCTGGTGCAGAGTTAACAAAGTCCTGGATTTTTGCCTGTTTGTCTCTACTGTTCTACTCTTGCTTCTTAACTTGAGCAATATGGTCTAATATTTTGTAACAGGTATTGgcaaaaaacatacaaaatatttccacattttgatCGACTCAGTTCAactgaggagagcaggagagcatCTTTAAAATAGGATGCTTACGAGAGTATGCTTTCTGTCTCTGATTAAGTGAAAAGAACCAATGACTGAACACTGGCTCAAAGGTTTTCTGACTGAAATGAGGAAAACTGTAAAGAAGCTCGTAATCAATTTGATGCTAATACTGTGGTTACAGTGTAAATATGGTTACAACTCCACCCGCCACAGTGATCCAATTTCATGGCAGAGAAACAGCTTTAGGGCTCCAGGCTCATCTGTCTGTATATAAATCAGTTTCTAATCCAGTCACTAAAGTTCATGAAACAGCTGCTTAGAGTAAATATGGACCCCCTCAGAGATATGTGGGGGTTTACTGTGACAACCTCAATAAAAAATGTCACACCTTTAATGAAGTGCCTCTTGAATGTTGCAACTCAGGGTCAGCAGAGACTCAACTTCAGCGgaacatgaaaaaaaatgcctagaaatgtctaACTCTTTGTGTTatggaaaaatacaatacatgggacacttctaggcactttaaattatagcaaaaatgcctagaaTTGTCCCACACGTTTGGCTAGGGAAAAATCCCATTTCTTTACACTCACAAACCTTAAATAGATCTGTGTGTTTGGCAAAGTCTTGGAATTCTCacagtgtctttatttcacagataggacttatggtttctgaattatagttgtttgagtgctgcactcagagtttagatttgtctgttcccagtggggagagaacaggtgcattcagttagtgagctttaaagagtttttaaagctctctctctctctctctctctctctctctctctctctctctctctctctctctctctctctctctctctctctctctctctctctctctctctctctctctctctctctctctgctaattattttgtattgaatgtctgtcaatacatcaatttcacctaaatcttaaacactatttcattttgtcacctgcagacaatcgttttccagagatccagatccagacgacagcagaatattcttccgagaacaaatcctcttcaatacttttacaactattattcaataagaagtcaatcgttttccagagacgacagcagaatattcttgtgagaacaaatcctcttcaatactactacaactattattcgataagaagtcaatcgttttccagagacgacagcagaatattcttgcaagaacgaatcctcttcaatactacttcatctactattcaataagaagtcaacaaccaacaaaacagacgaaaggaaactttgattcaactcTTTGCACTCGAGTTTCTTCCGTGCATACGtagttcatgtgtccgttgggaaatatgcaacaacaagacactgtgacgagcctgaaagccgaactcatccgagccatggatgagataaaggctctcaaagatggaacctcgtctctgcagaagcagctgagtgaaaaggatggtctgctgaaaaaagagaccaggaaacgacgtcatcgcttccgagcctacgtggactgcctgtatgagctcactgcgtgtcaagccaagtgtgagagacttgaggcaagtctgcaccaggagcaaccTCAGCCCGAGACGAGCtggggcagacagatggaggtggaggaggagaaccaggttctaaaggaggaggtcgacctgctgaaggttggacagagaaggctggaggatgagctgctaCAAAAGAACCAGCTCATCGTGAGtgccaatgagaaaaaaagagctcaaaccagcgctcatattgactgcctggccttactcacggctaaagaaatggagctgaagaagagtcaggcagagacactccagttgaagctgcagcagacacctcttgagagactgagcttcagagaggaggaggtggacaaccaggctctgaaggagcaggacaacctgccgaaggtcggcccgaggaggcaggaggtgaagctgcagcagacacctcttgagagactgagcttcagagaggaggaggtggacaatcagaaccaggctctgaaggagcaggacaacctgccgaaggtcggccagaggaggcaggaggtgaagctgcagcagactagatctgagagactgagctgcagaatggtggaggcagagacgaggacctggagcagagaggtggaggtggacaaggagaaccggtttctcaaggagcagctcaacctgccgaaggtcagaaagagacgttcgaggtgaagcttcagcagacttgatctgagagactgaactgcagagaggtggagccagagacgagctggagtagaggaggaggtggacaaggagaactaGGCTCCCAAGAAATTGGTCAACCTGCCGAAGGCcgaactgaggaggcaggaggtgaagctgcagcagactcgatctgaaagactgagctgcagaaaggtggaggcagagacgagctttaaaaagctcagtgagacagagaacgagctgaagtttgttgagaggatgtggaggagagaggagcagcagctggggacagtgaaggtctagaagaaagacaaactcctgaaccagcagacaagcattgtacaaagaagagagggatgtgaagataatggtttgtccaaaatattttaatgaccatTATAGGTTTAGGTTGAAGGTGTGGCCGAGCTTACCTGTAAAAGATGTGTGGTCCATATGCATTAGtcttattttacttaagtaactgtgatactaaaccgtttaatttatgttcatagtatttattcaaactcagacgctattatagatgtattagtgactgcattgttatgtaaatgtgcacattcaggcctgctaacactgaatattgtcttgattgactaatctgctgaatactttcttaaattcataaaaacagtgaatgata
This window encodes:
- the lmod2a gene encoding leiomodin-2a; translated protein: MSTFGYRSELKKYEEVDEEELLATLSSAELQELERELADLDPDDNVPIGLRQKDQTAKTPMGNFDREALLKYWEDENKKLLEDEKVESIPGQEGYPDESRGKRVSETSSNCGKTQNDDWNKISNKKGHCSDVGTNYTKADEVEKKDECKKEAPIKSKFTQKNSLSKGSRGELRSETTDLNLDMPSDRPSGNPTILDKALEQILGDNPTMYEVNLNNIEDISQETLLRFAEALCTNTHVHVFSLANTHADDRVAFAISKMLRENCSIKNLNIESNFVSGQGILSLLAALQDNGTLVELRFHNQRHICGGKVEMDMVQLLRENTTLLKLGYQFDLPGPRMTATSILTRNQDQQRQKRLQQKKEQSPPEVFGQVSGSSTDNRPLKMQSESSKTVETQKRKPPPTSLDPSTRKIAEMVKQHEGSNSPKGQSNQRKPKSKKLKNGANEKESADILKDLKNALKPSLHKTQVEPSQLMPPQRSSRDNLMAAIRGSRIGSLRRVRLPAAYLSIIHLKGFCFA